The Hydrogenobacter sp. genomic sequence GTAATTAACACCCTGGCATCCTTAATGTCACCTACAAAACCTATTTGGTAAGCTGATGATATTATGACTGGTACTTTTCTGTGATCAAAGCTTTTCTCTTTACCTTGAAGGATATTATGGACCGCAACTTTCGCTTTTTCAAAAGCGTAGCCCGCACCCATGGGTGATATTATATCACCTACCGCAAAGATACCACCTGTCGTAGTCTCCAAAAAAGCGTCACTCTTTACAAAGCCTTTTTCATCAACGCCTACAAAAGGAAATCTTTCCTGACAGAAGTTAGGAACTCTACCTGTAGCCCTTATTACAATATCCGCATTCACTTTCCTTAAGCTTTCTACTATTTCCACGCCATGCTCTTCCAACTTATTTTCCAGCTTTTGAGCAAACTCTTCAGGTATATTTTCGTACCCCTTCAGAACCGTATCTCTCCTTACAAGATAAACCTTAAAACCGAAGGAGCGCAGTATAAAGGCAAGCTCGCATCCTGCCGCACCACCTCCAACTACACACACATTACCTTTTGGAAGAATCAGACCTCTAAGAATATCTTCTGGAGATATGCCAGGTTCCCTTTGTTTGGAACCACACGCAAGAATTATGTGCTGAGCTGTTAATCTTCTGCTCCCCACTTTTACCACACGTTCGTCTATGAGTTCACCTTCACCCTCAATGTAAGTTAATCCCTTTGAGACGAGACTTTTGAGCGCCGTATCCCTTATTTCTATCACCTTCCCCTGTATTCTTTGAACCGCTACCTTCCATTCTGGTTTGCTTTCACTGAGGGCGAGTTTATAAAGCCCCTCTTTTGGTATACATCCCGCATTCAGGCAGACACCTCCAAAAAGGGATTTTTCCACAAGGGCAACCCTTTTCCTCTTCTCAAGAAGTAGCTTTGCGCTCATATAACCTCCTGGACCGCTCCCTACAATTATCGTATCAAAATACTCCATAGGATAATTTTAAATTATGAATGAATATTCGTCAAGTTTTGTACATCCATTAGAAGGTGTGCTATATCTCTCCTTATC encodes the following:
- a CDS encoding FAD-dependent oxidoreductase, translating into MEYFDTIIVGSGPGGYMSAKLLLEKRKRVALVEKSLFGGVCLNAGCIPKEGLYKLALSESKPEWKVAVQRIQGKVIEIRDTALKSLVSKGLTYIEGEGELIDERVVKVGSRRLTAQHIILACGSKQREPGISPEDILRGLILPKGNVCVVGGGAAGCELAFILRSFGFKVYLVRRDTVLKGYENIPEEFAQKLENKLEEHGVEIVESLRKVNADIVIRATGRVPNFCQERFPFVGVDEKGFVKSDAFLETTTGGIFAVGDIISPMGAGYAFEKAKVAVHNILQGKEKSFDHRKVPVIISSAYQIGFVGDIKDARVLITKSLGINPKYYVTENNGIIKVGFDDTGRLVYCCVIGNEVSEILNLCATLLGKDLEEYLCLAHPSYGEIINEIMSIKQEVCQ